One Maribacter dokdonensis DSW-8 genomic region harbors:
- a CDS encoding VOC family protein yields the protein MKQSIARIALVVDDYDKAIEFYTKKLDFLLVEDTPLEGEKRWVTVTPPGDGQCTLVLAKADNEAQESRIGNQTGGRVFLFLYTDDFWRDYYAMVERGVKFVREPEKMPYGMVAVFKDLYGNLWDLLEPAS from the coding sequence TTGAAGCAATCCATAGCACGTATAGCATTGGTCGTTGATGATTACGATAAAGCCATTGAATTTTATACTAAAAAATTAGACTTCCTACTGGTGGAAGATACCCCGTTAGAAGGGGAAAAACGTTGGGTCACAGTTACACCACCAGGTGATGGGCAATGCACTTTGGTTTTGGCAAAAGCGGACAATGAAGCGCAGGAATCAAGGATAGGAAACCAAACAGGCGGACGGGTATTTCTATTTTTGTATACAGATGATTTTTGGCGAGATTACTATGCCATGGTAGAAAGAGGTGTAAAGTTTGTTAGAGAGCCAGAAAAGATGCCGTATGGTATGGTAGCCGTATTCAAAGACCTATATGGCAACCTATGGGATTTATTGGAACCTGCTTCTTAA
- a CDS encoding sterol desaturase family protein, with protein MQIPEIPNLIHYAIPFFTVTVILEVILSVKIKLHDYEFKDAGTSIVMGLGNVAIGLVTKGIALGFFYLLYNFYHIFEIPFAWWSWLILLFAEDLCYYWFHRTSHVSRFFWASHVVHHSSKNYNLSTALRQSWSGGFYTFIFWTPLILIGFHPVMVLVQMSVSLIYQYWIHTEYITKLPKWFEAVFNTPSHHRVHHATNPQYLDRNHAGIFIIWDRLFGTFEPEVEKPVYGLVTNINTYNPIKIAFGEWYKMLTDFFTSKTSLVNRFKYLTKPPGWKHDGTSILSTDLRRDWEESKNAEL; from the coding sequence ATGCAAATACCCGAAATACCTAATTTAATTCACTATGCCATTCCGTTTTTTACGGTCACGGTAATTTTAGAAGTAATACTGTCGGTAAAAATCAAGCTACATGATTATGAGTTTAAAGATGCGGGTACTTCAATTGTAATGGGGTTGGGTAATGTGGCCATTGGCTTGGTAACCAAGGGCATTGCATTAGGGTTCTTTTATTTGCTGTATAATTTCTATCATATTTTTGAAATTCCGTTTGCGTGGTGGTCTTGGTTAATACTTTTATTTGCCGAAGACCTTTGCTATTATTGGTTTCATAGGACCAGTCATGTAAGTCGGTTTTTCTGGGCTAGCCATGTGGTACATCATTCCTCTAAAAATTACAATCTAAGCACGGCTTTAAGACAATCTTGGTCAGGCGGATTTTACACCTTTATTTTTTGGACTCCGCTCATACTCATCGGTTTTCATCCGGTGATGGTTTTGGTACAGATGTCCGTCAGTCTTATTTATCAATATTGGATTCATACCGAGTATATTACCAAACTGCCCAAATGGTTTGAAGCTGTTTTTAATACGCCCAGTCACCACAGGGTACACCATGCCACCAATCCGCAATATTTAGATAGAAACCATGCCGGTATTTTTATTATTTGGGATAGATTGTTCGGCACCTTTGAGCCCGAGGTAGAAAAACCGGTATACGGTTTGGTAACGAACATAAACACGTATAATCCTATAAAAATTGCTTTTGGAGAGTGGTACAAAATGTTGACCGATTTCTTTACTTCAAAAACCTCATTGGTAAATAGGTTCAAATACTTGACAAAACCACCGGGCTGGAAACATGATGGCACTAGTATTCTTTCTACAGATTTGCGGAGGGATTGGGAAGAAAGTAAGAATGCGGAATTGTAA
- a CDS encoding pyridoxamine 5'-phosphate oxidase family protein, which produces MGKKLESITPQLQEFIEHQNIFFVGTAAEEGNVNVSPKGTDSFRVINKNKIVWLNLTGSGNETAAHLIKNNRMTIMFCAFEGKPIILRLYGVAKIYHRRDQEFSKYINLFPENTGSRQIIEMQVDLVQTSCGFAVPFMDFREERTTLNDWSKKQGEEKIKEYWKNKNTKSIDGFETHILGN; this is translated from the coding sequence ATGGGAAAGAAATTGGAATCCATTACACCTCAATTACAGGAATTCATAGAACATCAGAACATATTTTTTGTGGGTACTGCGGCTGAAGAGGGCAATGTAAATGTCTCGCCAAAGGGAACGGACTCCTTTCGGGTCATTAACAAGAATAAAATTGTTTGGTTAAATCTAACCGGTAGTGGTAATGAAACCGCTGCACACCTGATCAAAAATAATAGAATGACCATAATGTTCTGTGCCTTTGAGGGTAAACCTATAATTTTGAGATTGTACGGTGTAGCTAAAATATACCATAGAAGAGATCAAGAATTTTCAAAGTACATTAACCTTTTTCCTGAAAATACAGGGTCCCGGCAAATTATAGAAATGCAAGTGGACTTGGTTCAGACCTCGTGCGGATTCGCCGTTCCGTTCATGGATTTTAGAGAAGAACGAACTACCTTAAACGATTGGTCTAAAAAGCAAGGTGAGGAAAAGATCAAAGAATATTGGAAAAATAAGAATACCAAAAGTATAGATGGTTTTGAAACCCATATTTTAGGAAACTAA
- a CDS encoding S41 family peptidase encodes MKYSFLSVMAICLTYVCSAQTNPQWARYPAISPNGETIAFTYKGNLFTVPVDGGVAKQLTYHVANDYAPVWSKNGEKIAFSSDRYGNFDVYVMDAKGGPSTRLTYHSNDEKAFSFSADDTAVLFGAMRLDDAEHRQYPTASQPELYSVPANGGRVVQVLTVPAEDVQVNADGSKMVYHDKKGYEDAFRKHHTSAITRDIWSYEPATGKHTKLTNFKGEDRNPVFSKDGSAIYYLSEQEGSFNVYSMSLTGASEITAHTGFKTHPVRSLSIGDNTLAFGYDGEIYTLKAGEGAKKVEIIVRTQEDSNAITYKSVNGGVQEMDVAPNGKEIAFISRGEVFVTSVDGSLTKRITNTPEQERFVKFMPDGTSVAYSSERNGKWSIFKSSKVRSEEPYFFAATLIKEDTLVTSKNDIYLPEFSPDSTYVAYIEDRKTLKVKNLKTKEVSTLLTPDEIIHMRDGDQYYQWSPDSKWLLVDWSVSLNNTEVLLISKDGKKRKNLTQSGYYEYYPKWVNDGSQIMYFTNRNGLKSYATSGSFETDVYTMFLTQESWDKFNNTKEEYDLLKMIEETKKEKEGEDKDDKKKKGKKEEKPKINTLKFDLEDVDRRKARLTIHSSKLSDAVLSKDGEKLYYLTKFEKDYNLWETEIRTKSTKMLVALGAKSASLQWDAKKENLFLLSDGSISKVDVAGGKKEPVKLKAEMVLDADAERKFMFDHIWLKTNGIFYTSTFHGIDWQAMRSEYEKYLPHIGNDFEFMEMVSEMLGELNVSHAGGRFYGAIENGDETASLGIFMDYDYKGDGIKITEVIKGGPLDKAGFDILPGMIIQKINGETIDAGTDVARYLNRIAGDFTLLDIVDEKGKKKQLTVKPISLREEGGLLYDRWVKTNEKEVLKKSNGTLGYVHIPGMADGPYRTIYEEMLGKFNDKKAVIIDTRFNGGGDLVADLAMFFTGIPFLSYETEDRVVGGEPTSRWTKPTLAMFNESMYSDGSCFASGYVDLKIGKTVGMPVPGTCSFAGWERLPNGGVWGVVPVSAKNKAGEWMENNETDPEFIVKNQPSVIANGIDQQLEKSIEVLLKEVE; translated from the coding sequence ATGAAATACTCTTTTTTATCGGTAATGGCAATTTGCTTAACGTACGTATGTTCAGCACAGACAAATCCACAATGGGCACGTTACCCGGCCATTTCTCCCAACGGTGAAACTATAGCGTTTACGTACAAAGGAAACCTCTTTACAGTGCCTGTAGATGGTGGCGTGGCCAAACAACTAACATACCATGTTGCTAATGATTATGCCCCGGTTTGGAGCAAGAACGGAGAAAAAATTGCTTTCTCCTCGGACAGATACGGCAATTTTGATGTGTATGTCATGGATGCCAAAGGCGGACCGTCAACTAGATTGACCTATCATAGTAACGATGAAAAGGCATTCAGTTTTTCTGCTGACGATACCGCAGTTTTATTTGGCGCCATGCGATTGGATGATGCCGAGCATCGGCAATACCCAACAGCATCGCAACCAGAACTGTACAGTGTTCCCGCAAATGGGGGCAGGGTAGTTCAGGTGTTGACCGTTCCAGCAGAAGATGTACAAGTAAATGCCGATGGCTCTAAAATGGTGTACCATGATAAAAAAGGCTATGAAGATGCCTTTAGAAAGCATCACACATCTGCTATTACCAGAGATATTTGGTCGTATGAACCAGCAACGGGAAAACATACTAAATTAACCAATTTTAAAGGGGAAGACCGTAATCCGGTATTTTCAAAAGACGGTAGTGCCATTTACTATTTAAGCGAGCAAGAAGGCTCTTTTAATGTCTATTCCATGTCGTTGACGGGAGCATCTGAAATTACTGCACATACCGGTTTTAAGACTCACCCGGTACGCTCATTAAGTATTGGGGACAATACCTTGGCATTTGGTTATGATGGCGAAATTTATACGCTAAAAGCCGGAGAAGGTGCTAAGAAGGTAGAAATAATAGTAAGAACGCAAGAAGATAGTAATGCTATCACCTATAAATCGGTCAACGGTGGTGTGCAAGAAATGGATGTAGCCCCTAACGGCAAGGAAATTGCTTTCATAAGCAGGGGAGAAGTATTTGTGACCTCTGTAGATGGTTCTTTGACCAAGCGTATCACCAACACCCCGGAACAGGAACGCTTTGTAAAGTTTATGCCAGATGGCACATCTGTAGCGTACAGCAGTGAACGCAATGGCAAGTGGAGCATTTTTAAATCTTCAAAGGTGCGATCGGAAGAGCCTTATTTCTTTGCGGCTACCCTGATCAAAGAAGATACTTTGGTAACGTCTAAAAATGATATTTACTTGCCTGAGTTTTCTCCGGATAGTACCTATGTGGCATATATAGAAGATAGAAAGACCTTAAAGGTCAAGAATCTAAAAACAAAAGAGGTAAGCACATTATTGACTCCAGATGAAATCATACATATGAGGGACGGAGACCAGTATTATCAGTGGAGTCCGGATAGCAAATGGCTATTGGTAGACTGGAGTGTTTCACTGAACAACACGGAGGTGCTTTTGATATCCAAGGATGGGAAAAAGCGTAAAAACCTGACCCAAAGTGGCTACTATGAGTACTATCCAAAATGGGTGAATGATGGTAGTCAGATCATGTATTTCACTAACCGTAACGGTCTAAAAAGTTATGCCACCAGTGGTTCTTTTGAGACCGATGTATATACCATGTTCTTGACCCAAGAGTCTTGGGACAAATTCAACAATACCAAAGAAGAGTATGATCTGTTGAAAATGATAGAAGAGACTAAAAAAGAAAAAGAAGGCGAGGATAAAGACGATAAAAAGAAGAAGGGTAAGAAGGAAGAGAAACCTAAAATAAATACCTTAAAATTCGATTTGGAGGATGTAGACCGAAGAAAAGCCCGATTAACCATACACTCCTCTAAATTGTCTGATGCCGTACTCTCTAAAGATGGGGAAAAACTGTACTACCTGACCAAATTTGAAAAGGACTATAATCTTTGGGAAACCGAAATACGTACCAAAAGCACCAAAATGTTGGTGGCACTAGGAGCAAAATCGGCAAGTTTACAGTGGGATGCCAAGAAGGAAAACTTATTTCTATTATCAGATGGTAGCATTTCTAAAGTAGATGTTGCGGGCGGTAAAAAAGAACCGGTAAAACTGAAAGCCGAAATGGTATTGGATGCCGATGCCGAACGCAAATTTATGTTCGATCACATTTGGCTAAAGACCAATGGCATATTTTATACATCTACCTTTCATGGAATTGATTGGCAAGCTATGCGCTCCGAATATGAAAAATACCTGCCGCATATTGGCAATGACTTTGAGTTTATGGAAATGGTATCGGAAATGTTGGGAGAGCTGAACGTGAGTCACGCTGGCGGACGCTTCTACGGTGCTATTGAAAATGGTGATGAAACCGCATCGTTGGGTATTTTTATGGATTATGATTATAAAGGCGACGGAATAAAAATTACCGAAGTCATAAAGGGTGGTCCGTTGGATAAGGCTGGTTTTGACATTTTACCCGGCATGATCATACAGAAAATAAACGGTGAAACTATTGATGCAGGCACGGATGTGGCGCGCTATTTAAACCGCATTGCCGGAGATTTTACCCTGCTGGATATTGTGGATGAAAAAGGCAAAAAGAAACAGCTGACCGTAAAGCCTATTTCGCTAAGGGAAGAAGGAGGTCTGTTGTATGATCGTTGGGTGAAAACCAATGAAAAAGAAGTATTGAAAAAAAGCAACGGAACCTTGGGCTATGTGCATATACCGGGCATGGCAGACGGACCTTACCGTACCATTTATGAAGAAATGTTGGGCAAGTTCAATGATAAAAAAGCGGTCATTATAGATACCCGTTTTAATGGTGGTGGCGATTTAGTAGCAGACCTGGCCATGTTTTTTACCGGTATACCATTTTTATCTTACGAAACTGAAGATAGGGTAGTAGGTGGCGAGCCAACCTCTAGGTGGACAAAACCAACCTTGGCCATGTTCAATGAATCTATGTATAGTGATGGTTCTTGCTTTGCGAGCGGTTATGTGGATCTAAAGATCGGTAAGACCGTGGGAATGCCCGTACCGGGTACCTGTAGCTTTGCCGGTTGGGAACGTTTACCCAATGGAGGTGTTTGGGGCGTAGTACCCGTAAGTGCCAAAAACAAAGCAGGCGAGTGGATGGAAAACAACGAGACCGATCCAGAATTCATTGTTAAAAACCAACCCAGTGTTATTGCAAACGGCATTGATCAGCAACTAGAGAAGTCAATTGAGGTGTTACTGAAAGAGGTGGAGTAG
- a CDS encoding RidA family protein encodes MKIRTNRLALMATLFAMVFVFQSCEQKQKEETREVEEGVIVEPEKPEYFLLRPEVEKAYGYSHAVKIGNSIKISGAVSMDDEGNPTAIGDMEQQMKNCYADLEKILKHFGCTFDDVVKEDVFTTDMAQMLEKSAYRAEIYKNGFPTGSWLEVKGLALPEFMVEIELEVHKSE; translated from the coding sequence ATGAAAATACGAACTAACCGATTAGCATTAATGGCAACACTTTTTGCAATGGTTTTTGTATTCCAAAGTTGTGAACAAAAACAAAAGGAGGAAACTAGAGAAGTGGAAGAAGGGGTAATTGTTGAACCCGAGAAACCTGAATATTTTCTATTGCGACCAGAAGTAGAAAAAGCTTATGGATATTCTCACGCTGTGAAAATTGGGAATAGCATTAAAATTTCTGGTGCTGTAAGTATGGATGATGAGGGAAATCCAACTGCTATTGGCGATATGGAACAGCAGATGAAGAATTGTTATGCTGATCTGGAAAAAATATTGAAACACTTTGGTTGCACATTTGACGATGTTGTAAAAGAAGATGTTTTTACTACTGATATGGCGCAAATGTTGGAAAAATCAGCATATCGTGCTGAAATTTATAAAAATGGATTTCCAACTGGCTCTTGGCTAGAAGTAAAAGGATTGGCACTTCCTGAATTTATGGTTGAAATAGAACTCGAAGTGCATAAATCGGAATAA
- a CDS encoding GNAT family N-acetyltransferase, with product MKIRKATETDIAQVWEIFSKVIETGDTYVFNPNTPKKDLKKHWFANYMETYVIEENGQILGTYIIKPNQIDLGNHIANCSYMVNPNSHGKGIGKKLCEHSLEIAKENQFIGIQFNIVVSTNKGAVELWKKYGFEIIGTTPKGFRHPKLGLVDTYIMYKHLKK from the coding sequence TTGAAAATTAGAAAAGCAACAGAAACTGATATTGCCCAAGTATGGGAAATATTCTCAAAAGTGATTGAAACTGGAGATACCTATGTTTTCAATCCAAATACACCGAAAAAGGATTTGAAAAAGCATTGGTTTGCTAATTATATGGAAACTTATGTTATTGAAGAGAACGGACAAATACTTGGTACATATATTATTAAACCCAATCAAATTGATTTAGGAAACCATATTGCAAATTGCAGTTATATGGTAAATCCCAATTCTCACGGAAAGGGCATTGGAAAAAAACTTTGTGAACATTCTCTCGAAATAGCAAAGGAAAATCAATTTATAGGAATTCAATTCAATATCGTAGTAAGTACGAATAAAGGAGCAGTTGAATTATGGAAAAAATATGGATTTGAAATCATTGGAACTACGCCTAAGGGATTTAGACACCCTAAATTAGGATTGGTAGATACCTATATTATGTATAAGCATTTAAAGAAATAA
- a CDS encoding alpha/beta fold hydrolase encodes MKIIKKIGKWFLVLLGALVAFILVVLLVIRINSSGEEEPFLDEQGNVLPNSIAMHEDMTINGVPQRITIRGKDKNNPVLLIVHGGPGAPILPVIYKLTGIDLEDIFTVCYWDQRGSGLAYNDSIPDSAITLNQIVEDGLQLSEHLKETFKKDRIYIEGLSWGTAVAAYMVQKQPELYHAYIGSGLMANLSLSEELSYEFALSESQKHNDTISVNLLKQIGRPPYIENSKNSVTEAFEIERQIVMKYAPIKLETDFNFIKRMFLDNGLTFSEKFTDMINSPETYYPAAKILQPTAIDMNLMRDIPEFKVPVYILQGDNDHFTETSVAKMYFDSIRAPSKKWFLFENGTHGVQVEYPEKYRSIYINEILKK; translated from the coding sequence ATGAAAATAATAAAGAAAATAGGAAAGTGGTTTTTGGTTTTACTGGGAGCGCTAGTTGCATTTATTTTAGTTGTTTTATTAGTTATCCGAATCAATAGTTCCGGAGAAGAAGAACCTTTTTTAGATGAACAAGGTAATGTGCTTCCAAATAGTATTGCCATGCACGAGGACATGACGATAAACGGAGTGCCACAACGAATTACGATTAGGGGGAAAGACAAAAATAATCCCGTGCTACTAATAGTTCACGGCGGACCGGGTGCACCAATTTTACCGGTTATTTATAAACTCACTGGGATTGATTTAGAAGATATATTCACGGTTTGTTATTGGGATCAAAGAGGGTCTGGACTAGCTTATAATGATAGCATACCTGATTCAGCAATTACCTTAAACCAAATAGTGGAAGATGGTTTGCAACTATCAGAACATCTAAAAGAGACTTTTAAAAAGGATAGGATTTACATTGAAGGCTTATCATGGGGAACAGCGGTAGCAGCTTATATGGTACAAAAACAGCCTGAATTATATCACGCTTATATTGGTAGTGGTCTAATGGCGAATCTATCACTCTCGGAAGAATTGTCCTATGAATTTGCACTATCGGAATCACAAAAGCACAATGATACTATTTCAGTCAATCTATTAAAACAAATTGGAAGGCCACCGTATATTGAAAACTCAAAAAATTCAGTAACTGAAGCCTTTGAAATAGAAAGACAAATTGTTATGAAGTATGCACCGATAAAATTAGAAACCGATTTCAATTTTATTAAAAGGATGTTTTTGGATAATGGATTAACGTTTAGTGAAAAATTTACGGATATGATCAATAGTCCAGAAACTTACTATCCTGCAGCTAAGATTTTACAACCCACTGCAATAGATATGAATTTAATGCGTGATATTCCAGAATTTAAAGTACCTGTGTATATTTTGCAAGGAGATAATGACCATTTTACCGAAACCTCTGTTGCAAAGATGTATTTTGATTCCATTAGGGCGCCTTCAAAAAAATGGTTTTTATTTGAGAATGGCACACACGGAGTACAGGTAGAATATCCAGAAAAATATCGTTCCATATACATCAACGAAATATTGAAAAAATAA
- a CDS encoding Dps family protein translates to MESLHKNVGIDQDYKIEIGDKLNLLLANYQVHYMNLRGMHWNVKGSNFFLLHEKFEELYTEATETVDEIAERILTLDQQPLHTFEDYLDNKTIRIIKEVSDGATGISLLIDNLNELLIQEREILEFSSDNNDEGTATLISDLISGQEKLIWMLKSTLQ, encoded by the coding sequence ATGGAATCTTTACATAAAAACGTGGGAATAGACCAAGATTACAAAATAGAGATCGGTGATAAATTAAACCTTCTTTTAGCTAATTATCAAGTTCATTATATGAATTTGAGAGGTATGCATTGGAATGTAAAAGGAAGCAATTTCTTTCTTCTACATGAAAAATTTGAAGAGTTATACACCGAAGCTACTGAAACCGTTGATGAGATCGCTGAACGTATTTTGACCCTAGATCAACAACCTTTACATACGTTTGAAGATTACTTGGACAACAAGACTATTAGAATCATCAAAGAAGTGTCTGACGGTGCTACAGGTATATCTTTATTGATAGATAACTTGAACGAGTTATTGATTCAAGAGCGAGAAATTTTGGAATTTTCATCTGACAACAATGATGAAGGTACCGCTACGTTGATTAGCGATTTAATATCCGGACAAGAAAAACTAATCTGGATGCTTAAGTCTACCTTACAATAG
- a CDS encoding PspC domain-containing protein: MNNKRLKKSNDKMIAGICSGIAEYVDWKTYHVRTIFLIATLLGASGLIIYTILNFIMPNSNTDYLA; encoded by the coding sequence ATGAATAACAAAAGACTTAAAAAATCTAATGATAAAATGATAGCTGGAATTTGCTCTGGAATCGCTGAGTATGTTGATTGGAAAACCTACCACGTAAGAACAATTTTCTTAATCGCAACATTATTAGGAGCTTCAGGACTTATAATTTATACTATTTTAAATTTCATAATGCCTAATTCTAATACTGATTATTTAGCTTAA
- a CDS encoding carbon starvation CstA family protein — MITFITAMILLVLGYMFYGKFVDKTFQPNETKDTPAHTMEDGVDFVPMNSNRNAFIQILNIAGVGPIFGPILGALYGPIAFIWIVLGSIFAGAVHDYLTGMISLRFGGAHLPALASRFLGKSFSHVVNFFALLLLILVGTVFVTAPANMINDVIGSETNYLTIVLFAIFFYYIVATLLPIDKIIGKIYPVLGLLLILSAIGICIGMFVIGNPIPELTFQNMHPQNIPYFPVIFLTISCGALSGFHATQSPIISRTINNEKDGRKVFYGMMILEAAIAMVWAAASMSILDGDQLNELLQNGGPTAVVNKIAIISLGSIGGTIAVLGVIVLPITSGDTSFRAARMIIADYLKIDQKVLKNRFMVAIPLFIISFILTNMDFQLLWRYFSWANQVTAAIALWIGAVYLYQKKTYYLIALVPAFFITSVVGSYIFYDPNVGLGLDIQISNWIGIGISTLITILFFTNKREQGVPH; from the coding sequence ATGATTACATTTATTACGGCAATGATTTTATTGGTATTGGGGTATATGTTCTACGGCAAGTTCGTGGATAAAACCTTTCAGCCCAATGAAACCAAAGATACTCCTGCACACACTATGGAAGACGGGGTAGACTTTGTGCCCATGAACAGTAATAGAAATGCATTTATTCAAATTTTGAATATTGCAGGGGTAGGTCCTATTTTTGGTCCCATATTGGGTGCTTTGTACGGTCCCATAGCCTTTATTTGGATTGTGCTTGGATCCATCTTTGCAGGTGCCGTTCATGATTACCTTACCGGTATGATTTCCTTACGTTTTGGCGGTGCACACTTGCCGGCATTGGCATCGCGGTTTTTAGGGAAATCATTTAGTCACGTGGTTAATTTCTTTGCTCTATTACTTTTAATATTGGTGGGCACTGTTTTTGTTACCGCACCCGCAAATATGATCAATGATGTTATTGGTTCGGAAACCAATTATTTGACCATAGTTCTTTTTGCTATATTTTTTTATTACATAGTCGCAACCTTATTGCCCATAGATAAGATCATAGGTAAAATTTATCCCGTGCTGGGTTTGTTGCTCATATTAAGTGCCATTGGTATTTGCATAGGTATGTTCGTTATTGGAAATCCTATTCCGGAGCTTACGTTTCAAAATATGCATCCCCAGAACATTCCTTATTTTCCGGTTATTTTTTTAACGATATCCTGTGGGGCTTTATCGGGTTTCCATGCCACGCAATCGCCCATTATTTCGCGCACCATCAATAATGAGAAAGACGGTAGAAAAGTATTTTATGGCATGATGATTCTTGAGGCAGCCATTGCAATGGTGTGGGCAGCGGCATCCATGAGTATTTTAGATGGAGACCAGTTAAATGAGCTGTTACAAAACGGAGGACCTACAGCCGTGGTAAACAAAATTGCCATTATTTCATTAGGAAGCATTGGCGGTACCATAGCTGTATTGGGCGTTATAGTGCTACCCATAACATCGGGAGATACCTCGTTCAGGGCTGCACGTATGATTATTGCCGATTATTTGAAGATAGACCAAAAAGTATTGAAGAATCGGTTTATGGTGGCAATTCCGTTGTTTATCATTTCGTTCATTTTAACCAACATGGACTTTCAGCTATTGTGGAGGTATTTTTCATGGGCAAACCAAGTTACGGCTGCTATTGCCCTGTGGATCGGAGCAGTTTATTTATATCAAAAGAAGACGTATTATTTAATAGCCTTAGTGCCCGCATTTTTTATTACTAGTGTTGTGGGTTCTTACATATTTTATGACCCAAATGTTGGGTTGGGTTTGGATATTCAAATATCCAATTGGATTGGTATAGGGATTTCAACCTTGATCACCATTCTGTTTTTTACAAATAAGAGGGAACAGGGAGTACCGCATTAA
- a CDS encoding methyltransferase, with the protein MIEEEHYWTERYMNKDMGWDIGYPSTPIKEYADQLTDTSIQILIPGAGNAYEAEYLWKQGFTNVHILDISEIPLKEFKKRNPDFPDKNMHQSDFFEFKGQYDLILEQTFFCSFVPTDANRNAYAKQMASLLKPNGKLVGLWFTFPLTGDMEKRPFGGNKDLYINYLSPYFKTITFDPCYNSIKPRQGNELFGIFQVL; encoded by the coding sequence TTGATAGAAGAAGAGCATTATTGGACAGAAAGGTATATGAACAAAGATATGGGTTGGGACATTGGCTACCCTTCTACGCCCATTAAAGAATATGCCGATCAATTAACCGATACATCGATTCAGATTTTAATTCCGGGTGCCGGAAATGCTTACGAAGCCGAATACCTTTGGAAACAAGGATTTACCAATGTCCATATTCTAGATATTTCCGAAATCCCATTAAAAGAATTTAAAAAAAGAAACCCCGATTTCCCGGATAAAAACATGCACCAATCTGATTTTTTTGAGTTCAAAGGCCAATACGATCTAATTTTAGAGCAAACCTTTTTCTGCTCCTTTGTACCTACCGATGCCAATAGAAATGCCTATGCCAAACAAATGGCAAGCCTATTGAAACCTAATGGGAAATTAGTGGGACTCTGGTTCACTTTTCCCCTTACCGGTGATATGGAAAAGCGCCCATTTGGCGGAAACAAAGATCTGTACATCAATTATTTATCACCCTATTTTAAAACGATCACTTTCGATCCTTGCTATAACTCCATTAAACCAAGACAGGGGAACGAGTTGTTCGGGATTTTTCAAGTTCTTTGA